The following proteins are encoded in a genomic region of Coriobacteriia bacterium:
- a CDS encoding EamA family transporter, whose protein sequence is MLTAPIAALSAALYGVADFLGGFGSRKDSPLVVTFAAQVVGLAAVAAVTVFMPPASWTDPRILWGLGAGVFGGGGVLALYSGLATGRMSVVAPVAAALTGALPAAVGLIRGTRIGPLGLLGMALAIVAVVIVSMFSESEEAAVASGSAKTALWFAMAAGIGFGISVVCFSQTPASTSFAPLILARSTTITVMLVLTWARMRRLVPVREALAVTLATGVFDAAANVSQVIALRIGPLALAAVVGALYPVVTVLLARVVLHEHLRGIQRVGVVMALVAVVLCAMG, encoded by the coding sequence ATGCTCACCGCCCCGATAGCCGCGCTGTCAGCCGCCCTCTACGGCGTGGCCGACTTTCTGGGCGGGTTCGGCTCGCGGAAGGATTCACCGCTCGTCGTCACATTCGCGGCACAGGTGGTGGGTCTGGCAGCGGTCGCTGCTGTGACCGTGTTCATGCCGCCGGCGTCGTGGACCGACCCACGCATCCTGTGGGGACTCGGCGCGGGAGTGTTCGGCGGAGGCGGCGTGCTCGCGCTGTACTCGGGCCTCGCGACAGGGCGCATGAGTGTGGTCGCGCCTGTCGCCGCCGCGCTCACCGGTGCGCTTCCGGCCGCGGTCGGCCTGATCCGAGGCACGCGGATCGGACCGCTCGGGTTGCTCGGCATGGCGCTCGCGATCGTCGCCGTGGTGATCGTGAGCATGTTCTCGGAGTCCGAGGAGGCCGCGGTCGCGAGCGGCTCGGCGAAGACGGCGCTGTGGTTCGCGATGGCGGCGGGTATCGGCTTCGGGATCTCGGTCGTGTGCTTCTCGCAGACTCCGGCGTCCACGAGCTTCGCGCCGCTCATCCTCGCGCGCTCCACCACGATCACCGTGATGCTCGTGCTCACATGGGCGCGGATGCGGCGGCTCGTGCCGGTGCGTGAGGCGCTCGCGGTGACGCTCGCAACCGGCGTGTTCGACGCCGCCGCGAACGTGAGCCAGGTCATCGCGCTGCGGATTGGGCCGCTCGCACTCGCCGCGGTGGTGGGCGCGCTCTACCCGGTGGTCACGGTGTTGCTCGCGCGCGTGGTCTTGCACGAGCACCTGCGCGGTATCCAGCGCGTGGGCGTCGTGATGGCGCTGGTAGCGGTCGTGCTCTGCGCGATGGGGTAG